Sequence from the Cucurbita pepo subsp. pepo cultivar mu-cu-16 chromosome LG02, ASM280686v2, whole genome shotgun sequence genome:
AATGATAGATATTTTACCACTAAACTCTTGGACGTTATACAGAATTGgagtttcatttttgtacAAACAATTCCATGGTAGTGCCTCTTTACTATGTCGCACGACGGTCAATTTGTCAAGCCACGTTACGACATTTACAATTCCAAGAGTGATAAACTGGGATTACTTTTTCTAACTGCAATTTATAATCTTATTTTGACCGACCAACGTCGAAGGTACTTTTCACTCTGAATGGATTTGAGGTATGAGGCACTGTGATTTAGAAAACAAACTAGCCACTAATTTCCAAAACATATCAAATGACAAACATATTTCTACTGTGGTTGGTGACTAAACAGGCACTACTGTGATTTAGATCACTtggtcattttcttttctggaaTTTTAACCGCGATACATCATTGGACAAAATTTGGAAATCATGGTACTATCATTGTAATTTATACCTTCAAATCATTGGAAATCGaagaaagaatttaaaattgatggtaaaaagaaagaaagaattgaaCAGTTAGAATAAACACGAAAAGATTTATAGGCTGCTAGAACAGTAAAACGGACTCAGGATGAAAGAAAACtcaggaaaaggaaaaggactAAGCAAGCGGCTTAAATTAGGGCACTCAGAATGAAAAGGACTTTATAATTTGTGCTTCAAATTCACTGATCCTTGAATCTCATGCTGAATACAAGTGAATCCTCATGGTGCCATTGTAAGCAAAAANCGAAATAGACAAACggaataaaaaatcaaaaacaggaaaacaaaaaccaccaataaaaaattaatcttttcctattttgaatttaaaaaactctacttttttaatattataaataaaaataaaataaacctattttatttgatttgatgatataaaatttattttatatttaactcaaaatttaatttctcatttttttaaaaaaccaaataattattttaatttcgcATGagttaatcaaataatttaaaattatatttgatactcaattttaagtttaaaaatttattaaacatttgtaatttaagaatcgtgttaaatatttaaaaataagaggcttacaaatcaaataattgaCGGTTGGTGtccttattaaaatttcatatccatatataaaatttatgctTATCTTGTGTTCtaatgtttataatatttttagtacactatttaattttaaatcatggttagttatttttattattattatatcaatttattaatatagataagttatttttttccgtaaataatatgaaaaataaataacatttgtattttttttatataactaATTCTCTCCGagattgtttttctttctatttatacagaaaatatataaaaagaaaaagataaaagaacgTCCAagtaatttagaaaatttttatttgatatttgataagtgtaaaaataaaaataaaaaattgaattttgatttaaataacCCTAGATCtattgttttctattttaaattaatttaaacatatttattaaaaaaaaaattgaataataagaagaaatagaaaaaaaaaaaaaacaattataaaacacGGNaaaaaaaacagaaaaacgaAATAGACAAACggaataaaaaatcaaaaacaggaaaacaaaaaccacCAAATCAAGGAAAATGAGATCTAAAACGAGGAAACATTAGAAGGCGTAGCTTTATAATAGGCAAGCATTCAGTATGAGTAGGAGGTTGTTATTCCAGTCATTAAATTGATCGGAAAGGTTTAAATCATCATCACTATGCTTGCACCAATCACAGAAGCAATATTATAGCCTATATCGCATAGAAAACGCATATCGAAAACGCattcagaaaaataaatcagAATTAGAATACTTTTGCAGGAGAAAAAGGTGTTCTATAAAAGAGAAGTTTCTCAGaggtaaagaagaaaaactagGCCATCAGAAGAAATGGATCATTGCATCAATATCGACACGTAAAGCGTCGTCTCAGACGACCGTCGTGAGAATTTGAATCCAAAATCATCATTTGGTTCTAAATTGAGCACAGAAAAACAAACGCCATATGAACAAGAAACCATAAAAACGAGAAGCGGACGAGAGGATTCGTCATGCAGAGCGCGCAGCTAAGTACCCCTAAAATCGAAATAGAGAGTTTTGAGTAAAGAGTCAGGAAGCTGTGTACTATTTAAAGGAGAATGGGCAAGTCATTTTAGGGTTTCCTTCTCCGCTACCCATTGACGATTTTGCCCCTGCTTTCTTGGGCCAGAATCTCTCCTCATGGACCAATAACGTGAGACCAGTAAACGGCCCAAGCTCGGCAATCGAGCCCATTGGCCCATTTTGCGACTTGAATTTACTGAAGTCGCAGTTTAGATTTGTGGTTCGGTAAAGTCGTCGAAGAAGGCAGCGGTTTCAAGAATTTTGAGCTGTTCGTTGATCGAAAATCGGGGCCTCTTCACGGTAAGAGGGTAGTGGTGTGATTTTCCTGAGCTGATTCGTAAGGTGTTCATTGCTGTTTCAGCTGACTGGCTCTCCAGATCGATTGCCGGCGATAAACCGAGTAATTTCATTGTTTAGCTTAGCTGCTAAGGCCATGTCTTCCGATACTGTTCCTCCTCTCATTGCTGCTCAAATCAATTACCTGCGCAATCACTTTCCTCTCCCCTTAATGGTAAACAATTCCGCTTACTATCTCTTCCTTGAAAATTCGGggataacaaaaacaaatggcGATTTCTAGTTTATTACATTGATCGGAAATGGATGATATTCGgagttctttctttcttttttccctccaTTTTCCCACCCCGATGATAGTATTTAGTGTAGCTATAATATGGCGATAGAAAGCGAACGGTTTGTTGAACAGATCACTTATTCTTACTGTTCTGATATTCAGATTGAGAACATGTGGTCTGGCAGTAGACACTACCCTGGAATTATCGATAGGTTCACCTTAGTCATACCTTACTGCCTTGAATTCGTCAAATGTAAGACCTGTTTTCCATTGTTGTTATCATAATAtcctttcaattcttttctctttcccAGTAACTGGTTGACAGATTCACCGTAACTAGCTGTTTGATAGCTGTTACCTGTCGTAGGGGACATCATGTACGATGCTGAATCGCCATTTTCTGCTCCTGATATTATGTTTGGACCAGAAGATGAAAATTTCCATCCATTCACAAGTAAGGTTGATGAAGGAGAGGGATATCATGATTCCTTACAAAACAGTCTACGTGACTGGAACAGCAAAGATCCATCTCGGCTCACTAGCCTCCTTCAAGAACTGAGGTTCTTCAGGGCTTTCCTTTGATTGAGCCTTCTTCTGTTTCTAATGCTTTGGGTATAATTCAGCTTGAATTCAAAGGcaactttactttttttaaggGATCGATATGCATCATACCAAAGGAAACGGGTTGAAGGAGTTGAGGATGAAAGATTGAAGTTTGAACTCTGTACTATGTTATCTAGGGAGGTAACGTCCTTCATTATAATGTTTATTATACTGTCCTAACTCTGTTTTGATAATCAATTGCATGAGTTTAGGAATTTGAGGGGTCGGGTATTGGACTTGGTTTCTTGATAATACATTCTTGCTGGATGCCTGTAGAAATgtataaaactttataatttagttttcatGCTTGGAAACTGAATGAGAGAACTGCTGCTAGTTAATTATTCCAGTTTTTTCATGCTTGAATTATAGTAGTGTAGAAGTTAAACNtttttttttaattttaaatttttgctTATAACCATGTATTCCTTTAGTTGGGCAAGCTGCTCCTTATACAGATATCTGTGTTCTCTCCTTAAGGTTCTATTATTTTCAATGGTAACTTAACCAAAACTACCTTTCTGCAGGGAATTGAAATGCATTTGAGTTCAGGTGTTGAGAAGGTAGTATTTTAAAGTATGTGGTTGTACTTTCCTTGAATTGTAAAGAGTTGAATACTGAgaattctattttctctctctttattcTCATATGTGCGGCTTCTATGCCTTTGAATTTTAGCATAGCCAGAGGAGGTCAAATTTGCAGTGCCACTAGTAgacattaatattaataagatGATACCTGGATGCCCGTGGAGGCACCCACAGAAGATATTTTTGCAGGTTTCCTTTCTGAACTTCTGGTTTTCCTGTTCCTCTATTATTTCCCATTCTCATCATTGTTTATAGGTTTTATATCCTGTGGTGAGGAAATATGCGTCTACTCCTGCTGCACCTCGTCTGAAATTGGTCTCCACGTCTGAGTTGAAGGCTCTGTTATCCATCGAGGACATCAAACTTCCTTCATGGATAGATGGAATGTAGGATACTCTCTCTCTTgtatttcatttctatttctGCAGCGGTCAAGATTGCATGCTaaaattgatatcattttcttttttaactgGCTTCAAGGTGCATGGCTGAATATCTTCCCCATCTAGAAGAGAGTCTTGAGAAACAGGTTGGTTAGATTTTTACCGGACAGATGATACTCTCTGGGTTGATTAACTTGGTCTTTAGTTTTGGAAGTTGCctaaagttgaaattttgtacttttatCATTCTGATGAAGGTACTGGAGGCAGTTTCGTTGATCAATGTTAGGAGAGGTTTTATAGAGGCGTTGGACTCTTTCTTTGGAAGGCCTCTAGAAGCTGATCCGGTGGGAttcttacaaatttatttacacCCGTCGTCTTCATTTGTTGAAAATCATCATCCAATTCTTAATTTAAGTGGTGGGGGCTCGTCAAATTTTACTGacgatatgattttttttttaggtgttCTGTCGAACGGCTACAGTTATCGCTGCCTCCGGCGTGTTCACGTTCCTGGTATTGGCTTCACTATCCTTAATATGTAGTATCCCATCACTATGTGGATTTTTTCGATTATTTACGATGTAAAAGAATATTGTTCACGTAATGGTTAGTTAATTCTTGCGATTGATAGGTTTCTTTAATCCACGATCATGTTGTCAAAATCTGCGGATGCTAGGATTAGTACCCTGGTCTGTAGATCTTCAGATAGCATAATATTGACTAGATGATCACCACCCAAAATATTTGGTACAATATTCTGGGGTCCAGTGCTGACAAAGATagccttcaaattttcattttcagagAGAAGCCCGAAATAAAGGATccctaaaacaaaaacaaaacagtggataattttttaaaaggggaaaagaaagagaataaaatttttagaGAACATCCAAACATAGGCATTAAAGAAAGCGACACTCACTCTAAACTTCCTTACAACACCTTTCTACATTCTTGAAGGAATGACCGTCTGCTTGAAAAACTGACAAACTCTGACATACACCAACAACCTGTACTTGGATTATTAGCTCTCACCACTGGGAAATGTCCTCAAATCTTCACAACAAAGTGGCATctccataaaacataatctaATTCTTCCAATGCCCTTCCGCATAAAATACACCACTGAGACCCACAACCGAAGATGAATGTTTGACAAGTTCATGATgtcaaatttgattattttgacTATGCGTTGGTCAAATATTGACCTTGCTAACtgatttttactttttatctttttgctGAAGAAATGCGTTATCTCTTTGAATTGGATGATAGCCAAGACATTTTGCAACTATTTATCCTTTCAAATGGTTTCTCTATTCTGTCCAGTTTCTATGAGACATTTTCGTGACACAGTTTCACAcaaatctttcttttgatGTCAAATGTATAATAATTTGGAACAGAACGTATGCTAGACTTGCAAATCTCTTGATGGTTAATGATTTACTGATCGCACTAAGGATACTGGATCAGTGGTAAATGCTTTAAAAATTCTTttggttttaaattaaactacGATAGTGCGTATTGATCTGGTAAGATGGGGCATGGAATGCAGTTAATGTTTATTGATTGACAAAATAgtttagtttgtttttttttatatataagaGACAACATAGgaatttattttcctttcccttGTTTTTCTGGGAATTTTTTGTTAATGCTAGGTCCATTTCCTCATGTCAACCCAATTTCCAAAGAAACAACCCTCTCTTGTGCTGCAAAGTTCTCAGGTAATGTAAATTTGTCTTGAATCTTGAAATTCTTGTGCATTCCAACTTTGCTTACTAGTACATATGACAAAGGCCATGAATATATGCTTCTATGATTTTCATCAACATGCTCCTGTGGTCGTCCAAACTCTCCTTTATTTAGACTCCGTTATCAtttgttattttctaaaaaatctGTACATCGTGACTAATGATCGTAAATATGTTAATAGGGAATATTTggttaatcaatttttatgagGACGCATGTCTTGAAGTGATTAAATGACATGATAGGTGCAATCTGTATAACTCTAGTTTCCAAGGATTTTTCTGTTCATTATGAATCGGACTGACATCATTGAGATGGCTTCTTACTTTTATCAATATTTGATGGGCCTACTAGGTTTTATAAAGATCCCTTCTTGGATTATTGGTTTAGTACCctctttttctaattatgcCCATATATTGTTCAGCATTTCAACTCTCAAGGTGCACCCATAAAGTCGCAGCTTATCACCGACTATCCTTGGAGTCCTAGGTGGGAGCCATTGCAAATGGCTGAGCGGATTTTGTAAGTTGTTTCTCTATCTCTCATTTTCTCGTTTGCATATACGTTCACTTATCAATCGTGTTAATACCGATTTGGTTCGATTTTAACAGCGAGTTTCTGGCTGATGAGGCTTTGAGCTTCAAGAGGTATTGCAACGAGGCTCAACTTCAATGATTGGATTATGAAAACTCTGGTCAATCTGCCGTAACATGTAACAGTCCAATACCAGTTATGTATAGTTGGTTTGTTGAGTACTTTTAAATCTTGAGATTTTTAGATTTGTTTTTGTCACCTCTTTGGGGCTGTCTGTCTCCTCGATGAGGATGATTCGAAGGTACATTTTATCAAGAACCGGATGTGAGCTTTCAAATTTAGAGAATCCTTATCTGTTATAAAAGTCGAATCCAGAAACAAAAGACGACCCTCAACGGGGCTGACCATGATTATtgtattacatttttttttttttgttgaacaGAGCAAAATCAACTGACCAATTATGCGGGTTGCTTAAAATGCTCTCTTTGTAGGATCGCACTTAATTGAGAGTGGTTTCAAAATAAGGTCTTCATGAATTTTGTCccttcattttaaaaacatttcaaTATCAATGATTCAGCATGCATCAATGGAGTTAGACAAGCTTGACTATGGTGGggactaattttaaatttgttaaaatgatttttgatCTCACTGTCTTTCAGGCTTGAAAATTTAAGTCAAAAGAACTGAAATAGCATGAACATGAGCACATAGCACACAAGGGAGAAACGACCAAAGGAGTATCAATCTCTTTATAACATTGATGCAATGTTTTGGAACAACTAATCAGAGATTTAAATCAGTTTCTGAATAGAAGGATTTGTCCATTTACACCTGAATTAGGCTGCTcttggtttctttttcatgCTTCGACTGATTATGAAGTCATCGTCTGATTCATCTTCGGAACTTTCGTCTTTCAAATTGCGCTTCGTTGACTGTTTTGCCACAACTTTGGAGCCCACTGTCATCGTCTTCTTGTTCGAAGAAACTGGAGGAGATTGGACAGTTTTCTTGACAATGGTGGTCTTCGTGACGCTCTTTACAGCAGTCACAGTCTTCCCTGGGGAGCTCAACTTTTG
This genomic interval carries:
- the LOC111788982 gene encoding BRISC and BRCA1-A complex member 2-like isoform X1; translation: MSSDTVPPLIAAQINYLRNHFPLPLMIENMWSGSRHYPGIIDRFTLVIPYCLEFVKWDIMYDAESPFSAPDIMFGPEDENFHPFTSKVDEGEGYHDSLQNSLRDWNSKDPSRLTSLLQELRDRYASYQRKRVEGVEDERLKFELCTMLSREGIEMHLSSGVEKPEEVKFAVPLVDININKMIPGCPWRHPQKIFLQVLYPVVRKYASTPAAPRLKLVSTSELKALLSIEDIKLPSWIDGMCMAEYLPHLEESLEKQVLEAVSLINVRRGFIEALDSFFGRPLEADPVFCRTATVIAASGVFTFLVHFLMSTQFPKKQPSLVLQSSQHFNSQGAPIKSQLITDYPWSPRWEPLQMAERIFEFLADEALSFKRYCNEAQLQ
- the LOC111788982 gene encoding BRISC and BRCA1-A complex member 2-like isoform X2, with translation MYDAESPFSAPDIMFGPEDENFHPFTSKVDEGEGYHDSLQNSLRDWNSKDPSRLTSLLQELRDRYASYQRKRVEGVEDERLKFELCTMLSREGIEMHLSSGVEKPEEVKFAVPLVDININKMIPGCPWRHPQKIFLQVLYPVVRKYASTPAAPRLKLVSTSELKALLSIEDIKLPSWIDGMCMAEYLPHLEESLEKQVLEAVSLINVRRGFIEALDSFFGRPLEADPVFCRTATVIAASGVFTFLVHFLMSTQFPKKQPSLVLQSSQHFNSQGAPIKSQLITDYPWSPRWEPLQMAERIFEFLADEALSFKRYCNEAQLQ